The DNA region GAAGAGACAAGAGAGATTCTCACCGTCAAAAATCAGATGATGAACAAAGAGCTTTAGATGAAGAAAGTAAAATTCTTAAAGTTACTGAGTTTGTTACTGTAGGTGAAATTGCCATAATGATGGATGTGCCAATTACTAAGGTAATCGGAACTTGTATGTCATTAGGTATCATGGTGACCATGAACCAACGTCTAGATGCAGAAACATTAACTATTGTTGCTGATGAGTTTGGTTACGATGTTGAATTTATCACAGTTGATATCGAAGAAGCGATTGAAGTTGTAGAAGATAAAGAAGAAGACTTAGTAAACAGAGCGCCAATTGTAACGGTAATGGGTCACGTTGACCACGGTAAAACTTCCTTACTGGATTATATCCGTAAAGAAAATGTTATCGCTGGTGAGTCTGGAGGTATTACACAGCACATTGGAGCTTATGGGGTGAAATTGGAGAATGGTCAAAAAATTGCATTCTTAGATACACCAGGTCACGAAGCCTTTACAGCAATGCGTGCTCGTGGAGCGCAATTAACAGATATTGTTATTATTGTTATTGCTGCGGATGATGATATCATGCCGCAAACTAAAGAGGCAATCTCTCACGCTCAGGCTGCTGGAGTTCCTATTATCTTTGCAATCAACAAAATTGATAAGCCAAACGCTAACCCAGATAAAATTAAAGAAAGATTAGCAGGGATGAACTTGCTTATCGAAGAATGGGGAGGAAAAATCCAATCGCACGATATATCTGCTAAAACAGGTCTTGGAGTAAAAGATCTTTTAGAAAAAGTATTGTTAGAAGCTGAAATTTTAGATTTAAAATCGAATCCTAATAAACCAGCTCAAGGAGCAGTTGTGGAAGCTTTCCTAGATAAAGGTAAAGGATATGTTTCTACTATCATGGTACAACATGGAACTTTAAGAATTGGAGATTACTTGTTAGCAGGTAAACACCATGGTAAAGTGAAAGCTATGCATGATGAGCGTGGTCACGTAATTACTGAGGCAGGACCTTCAACTCCAGTATCTATTTTAGGTTTGGATGGTGCTCCTACAGCAGGGGACAAGTTTAATGTGTTTGAAGATGAAAAAGAAGCAAAACAAATTGCAGCTAAACGTTCTCAATTAATGCGTGAGCAATCAGTACGTACACAACGTCATATTACATTAGACGAGATTGGTCGTCGTATTGCATTAGGTCAGTTTAAAGAATTGAATGTAATCCTTAAAGGGGACGTGGATGGATCTGTAGAAGCATTATCTGATTCGTTCTCTAAATTATCGACTGAAGAAATTCAAATCAATATTATCCATAAAGGGGTTGGAGCAATTACTGAAACCGATGTTATGTTGGCTTCTGCTTCTGATGCAATTATTATCGGATTTAACGTTCGTCCGGCTGGAAATGCAAGACAATTAGCAGATAAAGAAGAAATCGATATCCGTTACTATTCTATTATCTACGCTGCTATTGACGATTTGAAAGATGCAATGGAAGGAATGCTTGCTCCGGAAATGAAAGAGGAAGTATTAGGAAATGCGCAAATCAGAGAGTTGTTCAAAATTTCTAAAGTGGGTACAATTGCTGGATGTATGGTTACAGATGGTAAGATTACCCGTCAGGCTAAAATCAGAATTATCCGTCAAGGAGTAGTAGTTCACGAAGGTGAATTAGTTGCCTTGAAACGTTTCAAAGACGATGTGAAAGAAGTAACTAAAGGTTACGACTGTGGTATCCAGGTAAAAGGATTCAATGATATCGAAATTGACGATGTGATTGAAGCGTATCACGAAGTAGCTATCAAGAAAAAATTGAAATAATTTTTCGAATAGAATTTATAAGAAATCCCGAGCAATCGGGATTTTTTGTATTTTAGACTTTTTGCGAATCCTTTCGTGTGGCATACTGATTTTAAACTGTACTGTTTCATTGTAAATTTTAAACTCCCACTCGTCCTCGTTTGTCAATAACTCTGGCGCTTGCTTACAGCGAGTGCCAGCATACGTTAAAAGATAAATTGTAGCATTTGCAATGCGGTTAAAATAAATAAGGTCACTTCTAATATAACGGAGTGTCCCCGATCGCGCAGATATAGACAAAAGGTTAGCGCAGGCATTTGCCTGTGCCCATAAAGCTGAGCAAGTTAATCTAAACCATAAAAAAACCTCGCAATTAGCGAGGTTTTGTCTTTATAAATAATTTCCTACTGGCGCTCGTTTGTCGGCAACTATGGTGCTTGCCTGTGGCGAGTAACTACATAAATTGAAAGATAAAACGTAGCGTTTTTAACGCGGTTAAAACAACAAAGCCACTTCAATAAACGGAGAGGCTTTTTGTTGTTGTACAAGGTGTTTATTGAAATTTTTCTTATTGATTAGTATGTAAAGAAAAAGAGCCTTAAAAAGTAATTTTGCTGCTTTTTCAGGCTCTTTTTTTATAACAAAAAGTGTTAAAATTTATTTTTTGGGCTTAATCAGGAAAGCATTTGGATAGTTTTTTTTGATTTCGACTAAATTGCGTTCGGCTTCAATACGGCTTTTAAAATTCCCTATCCAAACCTTATAATTAGGAGTGTTAAATACGATGGTTCCGTCTAGGTCGGTAAAAAGTTGTTTGCATTCATTCAGAGTGCTTTTTGCTTTTTCACTTACGCCACTGTAAATTTGAACTTTATATGACTCATTTACAGTTATTGAACTATTGATTTTTCTTTTTTCATTTAGAAGCTGTTCAAATTTTGGGTTTTGCTGAATGTTGATTTTTGCTTCCTGAGCTGATATTTTTAGACTTAAAATACTTAGATAGGCAATGTGAAAAATGTGGTTTCGAATTGTTAAAATTCTCATAACGTGAAGATTTTTAAGTAAAATTACTAATTATATACTTAATGTGAAATAAAAAACTTATTTAGAATTAATATAAATTGTTATTTGAGTTGTATTAGGGTTTTGAGAATAGTTCTTAAGTCGTATTTTTGTGGCTGTTTAAAATAAAGGAACGTTTTTTATGTGAATTTGTTGCATAAAAAATTTGCCAATTTTTAGTAGATAATCATTATACTTTATGAAAAAGGTGGGTAACCATAATTCGAACTCAAGGAAACTGTTTTTAAGCATAGCTTTGATGCTAGCTGTTTCCTTCTCTTCATTTGCGCAAGATGCTGCTCCTGCAGCTGCAACCGAAGCTGCTCCTGCAGCTGCTACTGCTGGTGGTGATCCGGCAAAAGGTAAAGCGCTTTTTAATGCTAATTGTGCTGCGTGTCATAAGCTAGATGCTAAGTCAACAGGGCCTGCTTTAAGAGGGGTTGCTGATAAACATGATGCTGAATGGCTTTACAAGTGGATTCATAACAGTTCTGACATGATTAAGTCAGGTGATGCTGCTGCGGTTAAGTTGTTTGAAGAAAACAATAAGGCGGTAATGACTTCATTTCCTCAGTTGTCTAACGAGGATATTGATAATATTTTAGCCTATACTTCTGAGCCAAAAGCGGAACCAGCAGCTGGTGCGGCAACTGGTGCAGCTACTCCTCCTGGAACTGTTACTGAAAGCGGTAGCTCTAATAGTGTTATATTAGGAGTATTAGCTTTAGTTTTAGTAGTGTTAGTTGTGATGCTTTTCATGGTTAACAATGTTTTAAGAAAAGTAGCTAAAGCGAATGGAATCGAAGTTGAACCAAAGGTAGAGCGTGTTTCTATTTGGAAAGCTTTTGTTAAAAATCAGTTCTTGGTTTTAGTTTCTTGTATCTTTTTATTGCTTGCTAGTGGTTATTTTGTGTATGGCTATTTTATGCAGGTTGGTGTTGATCAGGATTATGCTCCAATTCAACCGATACATTATTCTCATAAAATTCACGCTGGTGATAATGAGATTAACTGTAAATATTGTCACTCTGCTGCCAGAGTAAGTAAAAATGCAGGTATACCTTCTTTAAATGTTTGTATGAACTGTCATAAAAATATTTCTGAGGTTGCTGAAACGACTGCTACTCCTGAGTACAGCAAGGCATTCTACGATGCTCAAATCCAAAAATTATACGATGCAGTGGGTTGGGATAAAACAACTCAGTCATATACTGGAAAAACACAACCGGTTAAATGGGTTCGTATACATAATTTACCTGATTTTGTTTACTTCAACCACTCTCAACACGTAACTGTAGGAGGAATTGAGTGTCAAACATGTCATGGTCCGGTTGAGACTTATGAAATTCAGAAACAATTTGCTCCATTAACTATGGGTTGGTGTGTGGATTGTCACAGAAAAACAGATGTTAAAATGGAAGGAAATGGGTATTATACTAAGATACATGAAGAACTTTCTAAGAAATATGGTGTGGATAAATTGACTGAAGCGCAAATGGGAGGTTTAGAGTGTGGAAAATGCCACTATTAATCAAATTATTAAGATTTTAATATATATATACAATGTCATCAAACAAAAAATACTGGAAAAGTGTTGAGGAACTAGAAAATGGTTCTATTGTTGAGGCGCTTAGAAATAACGAGTTTGTTGAAGAAATTCCTACTGATGAGTTTTTAGGAAATAATGAGGCTTTAGCGTCTTCTTCAACTTCAAGACGTGACTTTCTAAAGTACGTAGGTTTTAGTACTGCTGCAGCAACTTTAGCAGCATGTGAGGGGCCTGTGCACAAGTCGATTCCTTATGTATTGCAACCAGAACAAATCATCCCTGGAGTAGCAGATTATTATGCGACTTCTGTTTTCGATGGTTTTGATTTTGCAAATCTACTTGTTAAAACACGTGAAGGGCGTCCGATTAAAATAGATAATAATACTATTGCGGGTGCTAAATTTGCGGCTAATGCTAGGATTCATGCCTCAATATTGTCATTGTATGATAATATGCGTTTGAAAGCACCAAAAATTGAAGCAAAGGATGCTGAATGGTCTGCGGTAGAATCGAAAATTAAATCAAGTGTTGCTGAAGCTAAGGCTAATGGTAAACAAGTGGTTCTGTTAACGAATACTTTAGCAAGTCCATCAACTGAAAAATTAATTGCTGATTTTATTACTGCTAATCCAAATGCAAAACATGTAGTATATGATGCGGTTTCTTCATCTGCTGCATTAGATGCTTTTGAAACTGTTTATGGTGAGAGAGCTTTAGTGGATTATGATTTTTCAAAAGCTTCTTTAATTGTTTCTGTTGGAGCTGATTTCTTAGGAGATTGGCAAGGTGGAGGATTTGATGCTGGATATGCACAAGGTAGAATTCCTAAAAACGGAAAAATGTCTCGTCATTTCCAATTAGAAGCTAATATGACTTTGTCTGGTGCGGCTGCTGATAAGCGTTTACCAATGACGGTTGCTAATCAAAAACAAGCATTAGTTCAAATATATAATGTTATTACAGGTTCTTCTGTAGCTGTTAATTTAGATGCTAAATTAAAAGCAGAAGTAACTAAAGCGGCTCAACAATTAAAAGCTGCTGGTTCTAAAGGAGTTTTAGTTTCAGGTATTCAAGATAAAAATGCTCAGTTGTTAGTTATTGCTATCAACCAAGTTTTGGCAAGTGAAGCTTATACTACTGTAGGAACTAGACAAATTAGAAAAGGTTCTGATGCACAAGTGGCTCAATTGATTACTGATATGAAGGCAGGAAGTGTTCATACATTAATTATGAGTGGAGTGAATCCAGTTTATACATTAGCTGATTCAGCTTCTTTTGTAGAAGGTCTTAAAAAAGTAAAAACTTCAGTTGCTTTATCTTTAAAAGAAGATGAAACTGCTAGTGTTGCTACAATCGCTGCTCCAGTACCACACTACTTAGAGTCTTGGGGTGATTTAGTTCTTACTAAAGGAACTTACAGTTTAACACAGCCTACTATTCGTCCATTATTCAAAACAAAACAATTCCAAGAAGTTTTGATGTCTTTGAATGGATTAACAGGTTCTTATTACGATTATATAAAAGCATATTCATCAAACTTCATCGCTGGTTCAACTTGGAACAAAGTTTTACATGATGGTGTGTTTGTTGGTGCTCCTCAAGCTGCTGCTGGTGGAACTGCTGATTATGCTTCTGCCGCAAATGAATTAGCTAAATCTAAAGCTGCTTCAGGTTTAGAATTAGTGTTGTATACTAAAACAGGAATGGGAGATGGACAGCAAGCTAATAACCCTTGGTTGCAAGAGTTTCCAGATCCAATCACAAGAGTTTCTTGGGATAACTATGTTACAGTTTCTAATGCTGATGCAAAAGCTTTAGGATTATCTAATGAAATTGTTGCAAATGGAGGTTTAAATGGTAGTTATGCTACTATTACTGTTGCTAATGGTGCTACATTAGAAAATGTTCCAGTTATCGTTCAGCCTGGTCAAGCTGTTGGAACTGTTGGTTTAGCTTTAGGTTATGGGCGTAAAGCGGCTTTAAAAGAAGAAATGCAAGTAGGTGTTAATGCTTACTCATTATATAAAGGTTTTAATGATGTTCAGGCTGTAACATTAATTCAAGCTAGTGGTGAACATGAGTTTGCTTGTGTTCAAGGTCAAAAAACATTGATGGGTAGAGGAGATATCATTAAAGAAACTTCTTTGGAGATATTTAATACTAAAGATTCTAAAGAGTGGAATCCAACTCCAAAAGTATCTTTAGATCACAAAGAAGTTGAATCTACAACTGTAGATTTATGGGAATCTTTTGATCGTTCTACTGGACATCACTTTAATTTATCTATTGATTTAAATGCTTGTACAGGTTGTGGTGCTTGTGTTATTTCTTGTCACGCTGAAAACAACGTACCAGTTGTAGGTAAGTCTGAGGTAAGAAGAAGCCGTGATATGCACTGGTTACGTATTGATAGATATTATTCTTCTGAAGAAACTTTTGAGGGAGATAATGAAAGAAAAGAAGGAATCGCTGGATTGTCTAGTTCACTTTCTACATTCAATGAGATGGAGAAAGCTTCTGATAACCCACAAGTAGCTTTCCAACCTGTAATGTGTCAACACTGTAATCACGCTCCATGTGAGACAGTTTGTCCTGTTGCTGCAACTTCTCACGGTCGTCAAGGTCAAAACCATATGGCGTATAACAGATGTGTTGGTACTCGTTACTGTGCTAATAACTGTCCTTATAAAGTACGTCGTTTTAACTGGTTCTTGTATAACAAAAACAGTGAATTCGATTATCACATGAATGACGATTTAGGACGTATGGTATTAAATCCAGATGTTAACGTTCGTTCTCGTGGTGTTATGGAGAAATGTTCTATGTGTATTCAAATGACACAAGCAACTATCTTAAAAGCGAAGAGAGAAGGAAGAGAAGTAGTTGATGGTGAATTCCAAACAGCTTGTTCTAGTGCTTGTTCTAGTGGAGCAATGATTTTTGGTGATGTTAATGATAAAGAAAGCAAAGTAGCCAAATTAGCTGCTGATGAAAGATCATATCATTTATTAGAGCATATTGGAACAAAACCAAATGTGGTATATCACGTAAAAGTTAGAAACTCTTAAGAAGAAATAAATTTAAAATCAATATAAAGGAATATGTCTCATATATACGACTCTAGTATTAGAAAGCCTTTAGTTATAGGTGATAAGACTTATCATGATGTAACAGTAGATGTGGCAGCGCCTGTCGAAGGTTTGGCTAATAAACATTGGTGGATTGTATTTACAATCGCTTTAACAGCCTTTCTTTGGGGAATAGGATGTATAGTTTATACAATATCTACAGGTATTGGAACATGGGGATTAAATAAAACAGTTGGTTGGGCATGGGATATCACTAACTTCGTTTGGTGGGTAGGTATTGGACACGCTGGAACACTTATCTCTGCAGTATTATTGTTATTCCGTCAAAGATGGAGAATGGCTATTAACCGTTCTGCTGAGGCGATGACAATTTTCTCAGTAGTTCAGGCTGGTTTGTTCCCAATCATTCACATGGGACGTCCTTGGTTAGCTTACTGGGTATTACCAATTCCAAACCAATTTGGATCTCTTTGGGTAAACTTTAACTCACCTCTTCTTTGGGACGTATTTGCAATCTCAACTTATTTATCAGTTTCATTAGTTTTCTGGTGGACTGGTTTATTACCTGATTTTGCAATGTTAAGAGATAGAGCAATCACACCATTTAATAAAAGAGTTTATTCAATCTTAAGTTTTGGATGGAGTGGTAGAGTAAAAGACTGGCAACGTTTTGAAGAAGTATCGTTGGTACTTGCTGGTTTAGCAACTCCTCTTGTACTTTCGGTACACACTATTGTATCTATGGACTTTGCTACTTCTGTAATTCCTGGATGGCATACAACAATTTTCCCTCCGTACTTCGTTGCTGGAGCGGTATTCTCAGGATTTGCAATGGTAAATACTTTGCTTATCATCATGAGAAAAGTTTCTAATCTTGAAGCTTATATTACTTTACAACACATCGAATTGATGAACTTAATTATCATGATTACTGGTTCTATCGTTGGTGTGGCTTATATTACTGAGTTGTTTATTGCTTGGTATTCTGGAGTAGAGTATGAGCAATATGCCTTCTTAAACAGAGCTACTGGACCTTACTGGTGGGCATATTGGTCTATGATGACTTGTAACGTATTCTCTCCACAATTTATGTGGTTCAAGAAATTAAGAACAAGTATCATGTTTTCATTTATTATTTCTATCGTAGTAAATATTGGAATGTGGTTTGAGCGTTTCGTAATCATCGTAACATCGTTACATAGAGATTACTTACCATCTTCTTGGACAATGTTCTCTCCAACATTTGTTGATATTGGAATTTTCATTGGAACAATAGGTTTCTTCTTTGTATTGTTTTTATTATACTCTAGAACATTCCCTGTAATTGCACAGGCAGAGGTTAAAACAATTTTAAAAGCAACAGGAGACAATTACATAAGAGAAAGAGAAGCAAATAAAGATTCACACCATGAGTAATAAAGTAATTTACGCCATTTATAATGACGATGATATATTGATGGATGCTGTAAAGAAAACTAGAGCAGCTCACCATCATATTGAAGATGTTTTTTCTCCATTCCCTGTTCATGGTTTGGATAAGGCTATGGGAATAGCCCCTACAAGATTAGCTATTTGTGCATTCTTATATGGATGTGTTGGTATTTCTGTTGCAACATCTATGATGA from Flavobacterium nitratireducens includes:
- a CDS encoding SPOR domain-containing protein — protein: MRILTIRNHIFHIAYLSILSLKISAQEAKINIQQNPKFEQLLNEKRKINSSITVNESYKVQIYSGVSEKAKSTLNECKQLFTDLDGTIVFNTPNYKVWIGNFKSRIEAERNLVEIKKNYPNAFLIKPKK
- a CDS encoding c-type cytochrome; this encodes MKKVGNHNSNSRKLFLSIALMLAVSFSSFAQDAAPAAATEAAPAAATAGGDPAKGKALFNANCAACHKLDAKSTGPALRGVADKHDAEWLYKWIHNSSDMIKSGDAAAVKLFEENNKAVMTSFPQLSNEDIDNILAYTSEPKAEPAAGAATGAATPPGTVTESGSSNSVILGVLALVLVVLVVMLFMVNNVLRKVAKANGIEVEPKVERVSIWKAFVKNQFLVLVSCIFLLLASGYFVYGYFMQVGVDQDYAPIQPIHYSHKIHAGDNEINCKYCHSAARVSKNAGIPSLNVCMNCHKNISEVAETTATPEYSKAFYDAQIQKLYDAVGWDKTTQSYTGKTQPVKWVRIHNLPDFVYFNHSQHVTVGGIECQTCHGPVETYEIQKQFAPLTMGWCVDCHRKTDVKMEGNGYYTKIHEELSKKYGVDKLTEAQMGGLECGKCHY
- a CDS encoding TAT-variant-translocated molybdopterin oxidoreductase, translated to MSSNKKYWKSVEELENGSIVEALRNNEFVEEIPTDEFLGNNEALASSSTSRRDFLKYVGFSTAAATLAACEGPVHKSIPYVLQPEQIIPGVADYYATSVFDGFDFANLLVKTREGRPIKIDNNTIAGAKFAANARIHASILSLYDNMRLKAPKIEAKDAEWSAVESKIKSSVAEAKANGKQVVLLTNTLASPSTEKLIADFITANPNAKHVVYDAVSSSAALDAFETVYGERALVDYDFSKASLIVSVGADFLGDWQGGGFDAGYAQGRIPKNGKMSRHFQLEANMTLSGAAADKRLPMTVANQKQALVQIYNVITGSSVAVNLDAKLKAEVTKAAQQLKAAGSKGVLVSGIQDKNAQLLVIAINQVLASEAYTTVGTRQIRKGSDAQVAQLITDMKAGSVHTLIMSGVNPVYTLADSASFVEGLKKVKTSVALSLKEDETASVATIAAPVPHYLESWGDLVLTKGTYSLTQPTIRPLFKTKQFQEVLMSLNGLTGSYYDYIKAYSSNFIAGSTWNKVLHDGVFVGAPQAAAGGTADYASAANELAKSKAASGLELVLYTKTGMGDGQQANNPWLQEFPDPITRVSWDNYVTVSNADAKALGLSNEIVANGGLNGSYATITVANGATLENVPVIVQPGQAVGTVGLALGYGRKAALKEEMQVGVNAYSLYKGFNDVQAVTLIQASGEHEFACVQGQKTLMGRGDIIKETSLEIFNTKDSKEWNPTPKVSLDHKEVESTTVDLWESFDRSTGHHFNLSIDLNACTGCGACVISCHAENNVPVVGKSEVRRSRDMHWLRIDRYYSSEETFEGDNERKEGIAGLSSSLSTFNEMEKASDNPQVAFQPVMCQHCNHAPCETVCPVAATSHGRQGQNHMAYNRCVGTRYCANNCPYKVRRFNWFLYNKNSEFDYHMNDDLGRMVLNPDVNVRSRGVMEKCSMCIQMTQATILKAKREGREVVDGEFQTACSSACSSGAMIFGDVNDKESKVAKLAADERSYHLLEHIGTKPNVVYHVKVRNS
- the nrfD gene encoding NrfD/PsrC family molybdoenzyme membrane anchor subunit, producing MSHIYDSSIRKPLVIGDKTYHDVTVDVAAPVEGLANKHWWIVFTIALTAFLWGIGCIVYTISTGIGTWGLNKTVGWAWDITNFVWWVGIGHAGTLISAVLLLFRQRWRMAINRSAEAMTIFSVVQAGLFPIIHMGRPWLAYWVLPIPNQFGSLWVNFNSPLLWDVFAISTYLSVSLVFWWTGLLPDFAMLRDRAITPFNKRVYSILSFGWSGRVKDWQRFEEVSLVLAGLATPLVLSVHTIVSMDFATSVIPGWHTTIFPPYFVAGAVFSGFAMVNTLLIIMRKVSNLEAYITLQHIELMNLIIMITGSIVGVAYITELFIAWYSGVEYEQYAFLNRATGPYWWAYWSMMTCNVFSPQFMWFKKLRTSIMFSFIISIVVNIGMWFERFVIIVTSLHRDYLPSSWTMFSPTFVDIGIFIGTIGFFFVLFLLYSRTFPVIAQAEVKTILKATGDNYIREREANKDSHHE